cgtctgattgtttcttttctgtgaatttctcagtcattatctggagaataatgtcaatattttgtacaatcaagaaacaatgaaatattcagtctgaaattcttttccataaaactcattttgtcaaactgtcttccttttctttgttaccagaacctgttgtaccagcccaaccaccaaattcttgccccaactgcacagattgcaagtttaaaatttcaagctccagcaatctctgcatcttcatcactataatgggtaaataaactttaaaatttacccttttatttccattaccggatattcctgaatcacaatacattttgaaatttttgttgctataaatgttaatttttacatcactattttagcaagtcgccacaccactcaatgcactgtattttaaactacaggaaggtatgacctctatactccaatctatacatgccactgtggatatgagcatcaacaactaggcaagaccatgcacaagtctggtttctattcatcattaggaaagagcagcacattctacagcaccagtctgcttgaatcatggcaccatataaaaagaaattgtcctggaacatcatttcgggcattagtcactgcactggaatcctttggtgcttctcgtgggcgtgtatgttttgataccgttattcttaatattttcagttttatatttcaatacaaaaattatcaaaattttgtagtaatgtatattcatttattaataattagtttttaattttgttcaaacacaaaatggaatgttttttttgtttatttatcttatgtcataatatgcattttaaatgtcaccatctaaaaaattctattcctagattggacccattaattatataacttcgaagagagtgttcttcgaatggcgattccagcaatatgagctgagaaaaattagaggagaagctgacaatgagtgtcctgcttgtgataaaacccctttagcagtacatattgatggcaacaagaagctgtatcgttacaacaaagttgggaggtaataaaatgtgctttacagatacttaatgtatagtattcttttgttctctacacacactatattataatgaattatattgtcttcaaattaatgttcttataaataaagtatgcacatataaatatacattgtcatatgacatattttttaactgagtatgtctttatagtttgcctttcaattgcatccatatcatcattttatttatctaacaccatgtaaatttttgttttatgtaaaatttagcagtgcatcagaattcttcatataaaacattttttgatacCCCATTACCCATTGTTTAATATTAGCCACAAGCAAAGCCATTTTTAGGAGTCCTACATGCAAAAGGACATGcttggtattgtcaggtaaataaaaatataacattacatttatgtatactaattaaatttaatgtaatgtatacattacattaaatataataagtacagtttgtgtaaaaaaatttaagatttctgattgtttaagattaatgatatacgtatcatttaatatagtaggaggcttttaatttttgtacaataatttgaatttttttttactgtatacttttatgttaaaggtattatatggagggcggtggcaagaaggaagtggcatgactttaggggaagaggcagagcaagtgtttgcatacctctcacgatacaactctacaactaaaaacatgctgaaagctggtatttgtttatatggttcatctgatcaagttttttattattttacctgccctgtaatcagtataatgcgatttgtattcagtattcaataagtatcaactccctcaaataatcaataaaagaatgaaaacatattggtcaaacttgagttggtcttggtgagtaaaggtatgttatgaaactgttattaatctatgctcttcaagatgttcattgctataaatatttttctcagaaagaacagaagaactcacagagggtgcagtcttttggaaccatcgaaaaattgatggactggctcgtgcattagttactcgactcagaaaggtactaaaaataatatatatttattttatttatttgtatttattttgaaacttattataatgcatttatatgtgaaaggtattataatgcatttataggttagttatgtgttcagatcatgtactacatatattttccattataaattagcgaccatttccttgaattaactgcttgaactttttcaatatatcaataaggttaatttgtataaagtatatagtatttaattaacctaaatgtatgattccgagatatatcaaatgtgttcacagagaaatcacagtatcgtgatatatcacgggaactgtgatgagggtttgaaccccatgcactgagtgctctcagatgcatgctctagttcactacgccacgacatggtcagatgaattgcaacttggagtactactgcccccacaaggatcccaaggcttccactgaagccaaaccaggtttcacacaattcccccatgaactcggtctctgtcattcagtagttctgcctttgatgcccccatttcaatgtctttctccatgtattgatatatcacaataatatgaattctatgtgtattgaaagggccatcagaggtaaaactactggaggacacagaccaagtacatgggaaactgcatgcacaaccgcccatggaatgggtatgggggtgcataattaacaaaaattgaattgtgggttcattagtaccctaggttgcaattcttttgatcatgttgtggcgcattcaactacagcaagcatctgggaatgccaagcccataggttcgaaccactcatcatggttaatgtgatttgttcattaaatttattatattttcaaataggccagagagacggaaataacagtttcaaatgagatcgacaaacttgatgttcaaaagtcattgattcaagaatggcgatctgacctacaaatgatttgtaaggagttagagttaaacactggaacaacctcgaagaacataaaatattctatcgaggcagttgcagactctatcaggcatcgcaaaaatctgattgccactgatgcaggtaggcttactatttctttgttaactctgaagcaatttctatttagctcttgtctataatttctatgtaggtaaatgatgaggaaatttttttaacaactttaaaactttcagccaaaaaactttatttgcagcatccagtaaaatgcgctcttccctccggcacagaaatgagtgtgataggaaaaagcttcaaggcttcataaaaatctacaatagtgaaaactctgaaattctcagtgaaaaggatgcaatagaaggtatcctgccatggcacaatttattgcctcatcatagccaaaatggtatgtaactacatctcattttatcaggggttacaattcggccttatcaagataactaacatttagcatgcataatggataagctttacttatttttgaagtaaaatatcatcactactgtttgtaaaataggtgcagtatcataatccgtaggtttttatcaggttgatactgcacaataaactatgtatagtatgtataatgcaagtacctaaactgtaattacattaaattgagttgtagtttacttgcagtaaatataaatttcctcttttattagtgtcccttgctcaaaaaaagaaggcagtagaagatgtggagctttagaagagatccagagaagagcaacaacacactgttcaagaaatgctgcattatctcgcatattacaagaataagagagagattttaaccgaacatactgaagagttgttatgtggaatttttccttcatatctaagcaaggtaagctaacagcctaaatgtgtgttgcaattcagttcttcataaacatttatccagcagaattttatacttgtcttgctatttacaactttgacaggtagacaattccatggttttcatatactgtactggtgtgttttacatatatttgaacttttaccgaaaactttatttatttattctaatttctttagtattttcagggaaatttgtaaatgtcttaaaccccattaaatagtctatatattacaggatcctaacaagtacactattgaagagaagcacctatcaaccaaaaataagagtggaatcttggctcttttgaagcaagggcaaaagatgtgttctgacaagctgagtgatgcaaagcgtttatttggataccaggaagaggatgttgatgtttccgagccctacctggagctttgtgacagtgaagatgatgatgatgaagatgaagatttactactaaactcatgatacaaaagttaagtataataaattttacctgatttctcttgctaatttctcttacttaatttctctaatttctaattatcctagccctaagattactactggcctccattgccttgcctgcactttgtttcccccttaaccatatcactcattcttacaggtgtgagacagagaggtacaagatcatccaagaggaacaacacctgaagcacccaacatttgggtgttttaattaataaaaacgcccttcatggcttcactcatcctggctggtttaattaaaaaaacctaacctaaacctaatatatatacctctagagtcaagggagttaagttttaggctgcacaatgaaactgctattgacaattttataactgctgctgataatgtctgtcctgtgacttttttgtaagcataaccaaaaggcttaacaatcccttgcttacaaagggaatacttaaacccattaataaaaaacatgaccttgagaagaagtataggttaggaattgtctccaaagaattctcatgctcttcaacaggtcacttgaactccaaacctttccagttatcctaaaaaaagcgagttacccctgtacacaaatgtggtgatctcacagatgttaacaattacagacctatatcaatcctgcctaacttgtcaacattttttgaaaaactaatctacaagcagttttactcttatctagccaaacaccatatacttagtactaggctgtacaagaatataacaactcttgtatatatctcaaaaaaaaaaaaaaaaaaaaaaaaagcacaagacgaagcttgaaaaagtttagtggtatgcaaataggctagtcccaggactaagaggcatgagttacgaggacaggctgcgagaaatgcaattgatagggtacataaagataaactgtttaacacgggtggtaggcgaacaaggggacacaggtggaaacttagtacccaaatgaaccactaggatgttagaaagaactttttcagtgtcagagtagttaatagatggaatgcattaggcagtgatgtggtggaggctgactccatacacagtttcaaatgcagatatgatagagcccagtaggctcaggaatctgtacatcagttgattgccagttgagaggtgggaccaaagagccagagctcaaccccccgcaaccacaactaggtgagtatacacacacacacacacacacacgtatacacacacacacacagacacaaacatacacacactaatgcctctattcaccttgcagtaaataggaacctgaaagtcaggaagctgctaaaggctgcatcttggggatgtgtgagtgtgttagataaaaatatatgttgtttagatatgatggaggaaaagaggccgagagtcggtacattagacaaccgacgcttagaaaggcggggtccaagagctaacagctaaatcttggaaataataaattaaaatatttaatacacccacatacatgtttcacattattttggctgagggcacactgagggctgatggccccgtcgacggggcaggaagtcggtggttgatcaaaggcctcccacatcctccacatacctgaggattattccggcttaattttaaacggaagtaatgtcttggcatttacggcttcagcgggtgggtgggtccgtgggtttattacactgtgagtgaaaacaatcgcctattctctattttatattgcggcttgtagagctagaagctgttgcctcttgtgtgcgttgcacaaggggattaatatctggattaatagctttcaatatttccagtattttttaaggtaacgcttaaataccgaagatactgctattggacaccgcttaattgacaatgtctcaacaacgcaggctaaagatgtgcgtggctcctgctattgcaatgatgctcatttgtttttcaatgatgggccttagttgccccctctctaacttaccgttctaaataccccttctccatcttccgcaaacatttcccctcatacatctcccccctttcctcctgtcccccttgtccatctttgtccccctgtccatctttgtcccctgtccctcactttgtccccttgcccacattttctgtcctctgtcccagatccctttccccctctctgtccccctgtcccccctttccatctctctgtccccctgtccctctctatcccattgtccctgtctctgtcccccctgtctctctctgtccccctgttcttctctgtcctcctgttcctctctctgtccccctgtcactctctgtccccctgttcctctatgtccccctgtccatctctctgtcccctgtacctctctgtccccctgcccactctttctgtccgctgtccatcatctgtccccctccctttcctccagtccccctatccatctctgtccccttgtccctgtctctcctctgtcccctctctcttggtctcctgcccccctctcctccctctgtcccccggtccccctctctgaccctgtccctctgtctctgtctctgtccatgtccccctctctgtccctgtctccctccctgtcccactgctccccctctgttcccccgtccctcctctggccctgtccgtctgtccctgtccctctgtctctgcctctcctcgtttctgacattctctgtgtcagcctatctctctgtctctttcctcgctctatctctgtcattctctcactgactttgcatatccttatctatacgtctctgtgtctaacattctctccctgactctgtctatatctatttctctgtctcgatcttcatctctttctctctctctctctctctctctctctctctctctctctctctctctctctctctctctctctctctctctctctctctctc
The window above is part of the Procambarus clarkii isolate CNS0578487 chromosome 84, FALCON_Pclarkii_2.0, whole genome shotgun sequence genome. Proteins encoded here:
- the LOC123768338 gene encoding uncharacterized protein, with translation MTLGEEAEQVFAYLSRYNSTTKNMLKAERTEELTEGAVFWNHRKIDGLARALVTRLRKARETEITVSNEIDKLDVQKSLIQEWRSDLQMICKELELNTGTTSKNIKYSIEAVADSIRHRKNLIATDAASSKMRSSLRHRNECDRKKLQGFIKIYNSENSEILSEKDAIEGILPWHNLLPHHSQNVSLAQKKKAVEDVEL